A single window of Ischnura elegans chromosome 8, ioIscEleg1.1, whole genome shotgun sequence DNA harbors:
- the LOC124164279 gene encoding uncharacterized protein LOC124164279, translating into MGVSNRSSRITCSIKSCTQELLASQEEDGIVERKKGEKEARMATRRSTWSGQAGKGSSRKEEEEEEELAPPLSASELDEILSGEMLSGEHINKFQEILSAFTDYNPRNVFFIGAMEFIKPVRSREHLQILPGRAIQVPGDITHWICVYHDGAMLHVYDSLNSRSLSQPQEEYLKRLFPCRRRPPLVFEHVQSQPNGVDCGVFAAAFATSVAFGRDPVSELYIHSRMRPHLHDLLCRAVIEPFPTFAEYDEYEETEERLRNLKL; encoded by the exons ATGGGTGTCAGCAATCGGAGTTCGCGAATTACTTGTTCCATCAAAAGCTGTACACAGGAACTTTTGGCGAGTCAGGAGGAAGAT GGCATAGTAGAGAGGAAGAAGGGAGAAAAGGAGGCTCGGATGGCTACGAGGCGTAGTACGTGGTCTGGGCAGGCGGGTAAGGGGAGCAGcaggaaagaggaggaggaggaggaagagctGGCGCCCCCACTCTCAGCCTCCGAGCTGGACGAGATCCTGAGCGGAGAAATGCTGAGCGGCGAGCACATCAACAAGTTCCAGGAGATCCTGTCCGCCTTCACCGATTACAACCCTCGCAACGTCTTCTTCATCGGCGCCATGGAGTTCATCAAACCGGTCCGCAGCCGAGAACACCTGCAGATCCTTCCCGGCAGGGCCATCCAAGTCCCGGGAGACATCACCCACTGGATCTGCGTGTATCACGACGGAGCCATGCTCCACGTCTACGACTCCCTTAACTCCCGTAGCCTGTCCCAGCCCCAGGAAGAGTACCTCAAGCGCCTGTTCCCTTGCCGCCGGCGACCGCCGCTAGTCTTCGAGCACGTACAGTCGCAGCCCAACGGCGTGGACTGCGGTGTGTTCGCGGCCGCGTTCGCAACGTCCGTGGCCTTCGGTCGGGACCCTGTCTCCGAGCTGTACATCCACTCCAGGATGCGGCCACACCTCCACGACCTCCTGTGCCGCGCCGTCATCGAGCCCTTCCCCACGTTCGCCGAATATGACGAGTACGAGGAGACAGAGGAACGACTCCGGAACCTCAAGTTGTGA